One window from the genome of Cryobacterium sp. GrIS_2_6 encodes:
- a CDS encoding Bax inhibitor-1/YccA family protein, with protein sequence MASSNPAFSRNPAFAAQGSAAATGLTEADLQRIYEAPSAGSQDTGRMTYEDTIVKTTLSFALLLVAAAAAWLLSPTMPFLPFLGMIVGLVLGLVNAFKKEPSPGLILAYAAAEGLFVGGISYIFEAIYPGVVVQAVLATLVVVGVTLALFASGKIRASKRATKVFLIAMVGYFVFSMLNFGLVAFGAIDSPFGLSSNVKIFGIPLGVAIGILAVLMAAYSLVLDFDFIQRGVNNRVARKYGWSGAFGIMVTVVWLYVELLRLFAISRN encoded by the coding sequence ATGGCATCCTCAAACCCCGCATTCTCGCGCAATCCCGCCTTTGCCGCACAAGGATCCGCGGCAGCGACCGGCCTGACCGAAGCTGACCTGCAGCGCATCTACGAAGCGCCGTCCGCAGGCTCGCAAGACACCGGCCGGATGACCTACGAAGACACCATCGTGAAGACCACGCTGAGCTTCGCCCTGCTGCTCGTCGCAGCGGCCGCGGCCTGGCTGCTCAGCCCGACGATGCCGTTCCTGCCGTTCCTCGGCATGATCGTCGGCCTCGTGCTCGGCCTCGTCAACGCCTTCAAGAAGGAGCCGTCACCGGGCCTGATCCTCGCGTACGCCGCGGCTGAAGGCCTCTTCGTCGGCGGTATCTCGTACATCTTCGAGGCGATCTACCCTGGCGTCGTCGTCCAGGCCGTGCTCGCGACCCTCGTGGTCGTCGGCGTGACCCTCGCCTTGTTCGCGAGCGGCAAGATCCGTGCTTCGAAGCGTGCGACCAAGGTCTTCCTGATCGCGATGGTCGGCTACTTCGTGTTCTCGATGCTCAACTTCGGCCTCGTCGCCTTCGGCGCCATCGACAGCCCGTTCGGCCTCAGCAGCAACGTGAAGATCTTCGGCATCCCGCTCGGCGTCGCGATCGGCATCCTCGCCGTGCTCATGGCCGCGTACTCCCTCGTGCTCGACTTCGACTTCATCCAGCGCGGCGTCAACAATCGGGTCGCCCGCAAGTACGGCTGGTCCGGCGCGTTCGGCATCATGGTGACAGTCGTCTGGCTCTACGTCGAGCTGCTCCGCCTCTTCGCGATCTCGCGAAACTAG
- a CDS encoding glycerophosphodiester phosphodiesterase family protein — translation MQPIVIGHRGASGYRPEHTRGAYELAVALGADAVEPDVVVTRDGVLIVRHENELSATTDVAAHPEFAARRTRKVIDGIRTTGWFTEDFTWAELRTLRARERLPALRKASASFDGRFPLLRLRDVFKLMDRVSSRARRPVGVVAEIKHASYFESIGLPVDELFAAEVNTAGWNAGDGRLTIESFERTLLDQVYARGIYGKRIFLLEATGKPADQVRLLGRSAPDYADYLTDQGLYGLSGLVDGVSVPKSLVLEIGADGHVTGASDLVDAAHAANLEIYCWTLRPENVFLAKTFQRGRFRADFGDWQTEFRTIMGTGIDGVFADHPDLAVAVRDELAAEAREDR, via the coding sequence ATGCAACCGATCGTGATCGGTCACCGCGGGGCGAGCGGTTACCGGCCGGAGCACACCCGCGGCGCCTATGAGCTCGCGGTTGCCCTCGGTGCTGACGCGGTCGAACCCGACGTCGTCGTCACCCGCGACGGCGTGCTCATCGTGCGTCACGAGAACGAGCTCTCCGCGACGACGGATGTTGCGGCCCACCCCGAATTCGCCGCTCGCCGCACCCGGAAGGTCATTGACGGCATCCGGACGACGGGCTGGTTCACCGAGGACTTCACCTGGGCCGAGCTGCGCACCCTGCGAGCGCGCGAACGGCTGCCGGCCCTCCGCAAGGCCAGTGCGTCCTTCGACGGCCGATTCCCGCTGCTGCGGTTGCGCGACGTTTTCAAGCTCATGGACCGGGTGTCCAGCCGGGCGAGGCGCCCGGTCGGCGTCGTCGCCGAGATCAAGCACGCGAGCTATTTCGAGTCGATCGGCCTCCCTGTCGACGAACTCTTCGCCGCCGAGGTGAACACCGCCGGCTGGAACGCCGGCGACGGACGGCTCACGATCGAGAGCTTCGAACGCACCCTGCTCGACCAGGTCTACGCACGCGGCATCTATGGCAAGCGGATCTTCCTGCTCGAGGCGACGGGGAAACCGGCCGACCAGGTGCGCCTGCTCGGCCGCTCGGCCCCCGACTACGCGGACTACCTGACCGACCAGGGCCTCTACGGGCTGAGCGGTCTCGTCGACGGCGTCAGCGTGCCGAAGTCGCTCGTCCTCGAGATCGGGGCGGACGGACACGTCACGGGCGCTTCCGACCTCGTCGACGCGGCCCACGCCGCCAACCTCGAGATCTATTGCTGGACCCTGCGCCCGGAAAACGTGTTCCTCGCGAAGACCTTCCAGCGCGGGCGGTTCCGCGCCGACTTCGGCGACTGGCAGACCGAGTTCCGCACCATCATGGGCACCGGGATCGACGGGGTCTTCGCCGACCACCCCGACCTCGCCGTCGCGGTCCGTGACGAACTCGCCGCAGAGGCCCGCGAAGACCGCTGA
- a CDS encoding SURF1 family cytochrome oxidase biogenesis protein → MMLRPRWILALLLALAVAAGFAALGRWQLERAVASGVVVEKSTETVKPLFDVVTPGGAPRDAATGQLVTVDGSYVPGDEQLISDRSNDGTSGYWVVSHFIVGAAGSGNSSAGASIAVARGWAREEATARATMEGLASAPANQVVTLAGRLLPTEAPVVPADGRDPHSMTTVSTAALINLWAGFDGTAVYPGYIVDGTAASGLTGIDSPAPLTDASLNWLNIFYAIEWVVFAGFAVFLWYRLVRDAWEREEELREEAAISAG, encoded by the coding sequence ATGATGCTCCGCCCTCGCTGGATTCTCGCGCTCCTGCTCGCCCTCGCCGTCGCGGCCGGCTTCGCGGCGCTCGGGCGCTGGCAGCTCGAACGCGCCGTCGCATCCGGTGTGGTCGTCGAGAAGAGCACCGAGACCGTGAAACCCCTCTTCGACGTCGTGACTCCCGGTGGCGCCCCACGTGACGCGGCGACCGGCCAGCTCGTCACCGTCGACGGCAGTTACGTGCCCGGCGACGAGCAGCTCATCAGCGACCGTTCCAACGACGGAACCTCCGGCTACTGGGTGGTGAGCCACTTCATCGTCGGTGCGGCAGGCAGCGGCAACAGCAGCGCGGGCGCGAGCATCGCCGTCGCCCGCGGCTGGGCGCGGGAGGAGGCGACGGCCCGGGCGACGATGGAAGGCCTCGCGTCCGCCCCGGCCAACCAGGTCGTCACCCTGGCCGGCCGGCTCCTCCCGACCGAAGCCCCCGTCGTTCCCGCAGACGGCCGTGACCCGCACAGCATGACGACCGTGTCCACCGCTGCCCTGATCAACCTCTGGGCCGGCTTCGACGGCACAGCGGTCTACCCTGGCTACATCGTCGACGGGACCGCGGCCTCCGGTCTCACGGGAATCGATTCGCCGGCACCCCTCACGGATGCCTCCCTCAACTGGCTGAACATCTTCTACGCCATCGAGTGGGTCGTCTTCGCCGGCTTCGCCGTGTTCCTCTGGTACCGCCTCGTCCGGGACGCCTGGGAGCGCGAGGAGGAGCTCCGCGAGGAAGCGGCGATATCCGCCGGTTAG
- a CDS encoding response regulator transcription factor, producing the protein MSFETTQPALPAPARGQGSLIRVLLVEDHVLLRTALQAVFWLEADIEVVAAIGEGAEVLSAVRQTAPDVIVLDIHLPTIDGLGLLPLIQAADPRVKVLLLSSHPRPGDVRRAIQGGVDGFQKTDLASGRLIAVIRKIHAGDRVIDPQLAINAMMHGESPLTARETEVLFLAAGGRSAPEVARSLHLSPGAVRNYLSAASAKLGASNRSEAIRTATDMGWI; encoded by the coding sequence ATGAGCTTCGAAACCACCCAGCCCGCACTTCCCGCCCCGGCGCGGGGGCAGGGCTCGCTGATCCGGGTGCTGCTCGTCGAGGATCACGTCCTCCTGCGCACGGCTCTCCAGGCTGTCTTCTGGCTCGAAGCCGATATCGAGGTCGTTGCCGCGATCGGCGAAGGCGCCGAGGTCCTGTCGGCTGTGCGTCAGACCGCTCCCGATGTCATAGTCCTCGACATCCACCTGCCCACGATCGACGGCCTGGGGCTGTTGCCACTGATCCAGGCCGCCGACCCGCGGGTCAAGGTGCTGCTGCTCTCGAGCCATCCGCGCCCCGGTGACGTCCGCCGCGCCATCCAGGGCGGCGTGGATGGCTTCCAGAAAACGGACCTGGCCTCAGGGCGCCTGATCGCGGTCATCCGGAAGATCCACGCCGGCGACCGCGTGATCGACCCGCAGCTCGCGATCAACGCGATGATGCACGGAGAATCACCGCTCACGGCGCGGGAGACCGAGGTCCTGTTCCTCGCGGCCGGGGGACGGAGTGCCCCCGAGGTCGCACGCTCGTTGCACCTGAGCCCAGGGGCCGTCCGGAACTACCTCTCGGCGGCATCCGCCAAGCTCGGGGCAAGCAACCGGTCAGAGGCGATCCGAACCGCGACAGACATGGGCTGGATCTGA
- the guaA gene encoding glutamine-hydrolyzing GMP synthase: MTAVADPTVVVTPTEASGIDRPVLVVDFGAQYAQLIARRVREASVYSEIVAHSITAAEVAAKNPVGIVLSGGPSSVYAEGAPTFDPAIFDLGIPVLGICYGFQVMATALGGEVAHTGLSEYGSTPVTVASGDNVLLAGQPNEQTVWMSHGDSVSRAPAGFAVLASTGSTPVAAFANDERRLYGVQWHPEVKHTEFGQDVLENFLHRAAGIPADWNSGNVIAEQVAKIRAQVGTGKVICGLSGGVDSAVAAALVHKAIGDQLVCVFVDHGLLRQDERRQVEEDYVKATGVRLVTVDVREQFLAALEGVSDPETKRKIIGREFIRTFEQAQAELIREAAEKDGDPIRFLVQGTLYPDVVESGGGSGTANIKSHHNVGGLPEDLKFELVEPLRTLFKDEVRAIGAELGLPPEIVQRQPFPGPGLGIRIVGSITFERLELLRHADAIVRAELTAAGLDGVIWQCPVVLLADVRSVGVQGDGRTYGHPIVLRPVSSEDAMTADWTRLPYDLLARISNRITNEVDGVNRVVLDVTSKPPGTIEWE, encoded by the coding sequence ATGACTGCAGTTGCCGACCCGACCGTGGTCGTGACTCCGACGGAGGCGTCCGGGATCGACCGACCCGTGCTCGTGGTGGACTTCGGCGCCCAGTACGCCCAGCTGATCGCGCGCCGCGTGCGCGAGGCATCCGTCTACTCGGAGATCGTCGCACACTCGATCACCGCTGCGGAAGTCGCAGCCAAGAACCCGGTCGGGATCGTGCTGAGCGGAGGACCCTCGAGTGTCTACGCCGAGGGCGCCCCGACCTTCGACCCCGCGATCTTCGACCTCGGCATTCCCGTGCTCGGCATCTGTTACGGCTTCCAGGTGATGGCGACCGCCCTCGGTGGCGAGGTCGCCCACACCGGGCTCAGCGAATACGGGTCGACCCCCGTGACGGTCGCGAGCGGCGACAACGTCCTCCTCGCCGGGCAGCCGAACGAGCAGACCGTGTGGATGAGTCACGGCGACTCCGTCTCCCGCGCCCCTGCCGGCTTCGCGGTGCTCGCCTCAACCGGCTCGACCCCGGTCGCCGCGTTCGCGAACGACGAGCGCCGCCTCTACGGCGTGCAGTGGCATCCCGAGGTCAAGCACACCGAATTCGGCCAGGACGTGCTCGAGAACTTCCTGCACCGCGCAGCCGGGATTCCCGCCGACTGGAACAGCGGCAACGTCATCGCCGAACAGGTCGCGAAGATCCGCGCCCAGGTCGGCACCGGCAAGGTCATCTGCGGGCTCTCCGGCGGCGTCGACTCCGCCGTCGCAGCGGCGCTCGTGCACAAGGCCATCGGCGACCAGCTCGTCTGCGTCTTCGTCGACCACGGCCTGCTCCGCCAGGACGAACGCCGCCAGGTCGAGGAGGACTACGTCAAGGCCACCGGCGTGCGCCTCGTCACCGTGGACGTACGCGAGCAGTTCCTCGCAGCGCTCGAGGGTGTCAGCGACCCGGAGACCAAGCGCAAGATCATCGGCCGCGAATTCATCCGCACCTTCGAGCAGGCCCAGGCCGAGCTCATCAGGGAGGCCGCGGAGAAGGACGGCGACCCGATCCGCTTCCTTGTCCAGGGCACCCTGTACCCCGACGTCGTCGAGTCCGGCGGCGGCAGCGGCACCGCGAACATCAAGAGCCACCACAACGTCGGCGGCCTGCCGGAAGACCTGAAGTTCGAGCTCGTCGAACCGCTGCGCACCCTGTTCAAGGACGAGGTGCGTGCGATCGGCGCCGAACTGGGTCTGCCGCCGGAGATCGTGCAGCGCCAGCCGTTCCCCGGACCAGGCCTGGGCATCCGCATCGTCGGTTCGATCACCTTCGAACGGCTCGAACTGCTGCGGCACGCGGATGCGATCGTGCGCGCCGAGCTGACCGCCGCCGGCCTCGACGGGGTCATCTGGCAGTGCCCGGTCGTGCTGCTCGCGGATGTCCGTTCCGTCGGAGTCCAGGGCGACGGCCGCACGTACGGTCACCCGATCGTACTGCGCCCGGTCTCCTCTGAGGACGCGATGACGGCCGACTGGACCCGCCTGCCGTACGACCTGCTCGCCCGCATCTCCAATCGCATCACGAACGAAGTGGATGGCGTCAACCGCGTCGTTCTCGACGTCACGTCGAAACCGCCGGGAACCATCGAGTGGGAGTGA
- a CDS encoding cation:proton antiporter regulatory subunit — MVDVRRVKLPGVGVLHTFITDDGGKVGVIAHRSGHSDLITFADDEGGPDASKVSLRLNEDEAHTLAELLGGTQITESLTALDQIPGLSIDWFTVDYEDHIAGQTLGNPADRGIAGLTVVAVVRGESANPAPAQDFRVFPGDTLVVAGSPEKVAKAFTFFRTGELKAKTVDAPPGG; from the coding sequence ATGGTTGACGTTCGGCGGGTCAAGCTTCCCGGAGTGGGTGTGCTGCACACCTTCATCACCGATGACGGCGGCAAGGTCGGCGTCATCGCCCACCGCTCCGGGCACAGCGACCTCATCACCTTCGCGGACGACGAGGGCGGCCCCGACGCGAGCAAGGTCTCCCTCCGCCTCAACGAAGACGAGGCGCACACCCTCGCCGAACTCCTCGGCGGCACCCAGATCACCGAGTCGCTCACTGCGCTCGACCAGATCCCCGGTCTCAGCATCGACTGGTTCACGGTCGACTATGAGGACCACATCGCCGGCCAGACCCTCGGCAACCCCGCCGACCGCGGCATCGCCGGCCTCACGGTCGTCGCCGTCGTGCGCGGCGAGTCCGCCAACCCTGCACCGGCCCAGGACTTCCGGGTCTTCCCCGGCGACACCCTCGTCGTCGCAGGGTCACCGGAGAAGGTCGCCAAGGCCTTCACGTTCTTCCGCACCGGTGAGCTCAAGGCCAAGACCGTCGACGCGCCGCCTGGGGGCTAA
- a CDS encoding cation:proton antiporter: MNLGTDLITLGILLVVAYVLGRAAKLIGLPSIPIYMIVGLLASPYTHWFPLDFHSADIELIAVFGLILLLFSLGLEFDQEEFFNDAGKLLLSGGSYVVINMGIGFAFGMMVGWGTREALVIAGMTGTSSSAIITKLLIELRRLANKETPMILGVTVVGDIFIAVYLSIVSVVLSGKTEIWPIVLQLSIAFLFLVVMFSLARWGGRVVSRLVRTKDDELFTILFFGLAVLFAGIGEIIGVTDAIGAFLIGVVLGASTYRTRLERVAVPLRDIFAAFFFLNFGLALHIAEFGSVILVVLAAVVMTFVLNLISGMLLARLHSMGISEGLNAAAILVNRGEFTLILATLSVGAGLNGQLQPFAGLYVLTMAILGPLFAANSERLGALLPGRRRKRAGIRPDRDPMHAEEFRLVDAATAGGLSDQDAQRAAAHLGEQPLPPLRPEPRKRADHDGRADHDERAEQAERGEYAKHVLDDGIDELDGPTPLPSLGRPNAAQRATAGADAQADAHPAADAHPAADAHPAADPQPTADPQSHTAPDSGSDSDSGSDSVSGSDSGSGSGSDRAADADPMADYAKRLSRTRAQRDKPAPDAGTGDYQ, encoded by the coding sequence ATGAACCTCGGCACGGACCTGATCACACTCGGCATCCTGCTGGTCGTGGCCTATGTGCTCGGGCGCGCCGCAAAACTGATCGGCCTGCCGTCCATCCCGATCTACATGATCGTCGGCCTGCTCGCGAGCCCGTACACCCACTGGTTCCCGCTCGACTTCCACTCCGCCGACATCGAGCTCATCGCTGTCTTCGGGCTCATCCTGCTCCTGTTCAGCCTCGGCCTCGAGTTCGACCAGGAGGAGTTCTTCAACGACGCCGGGAAACTGCTGCTATCCGGCGGCTCATACGTCGTGATCAACATGGGCATCGGGTTCGCCTTCGGGATGATGGTCGGCTGGGGCACCCGGGAGGCCCTCGTCATTGCCGGGATGACCGGCACCTCCTCGAGCGCGATCATCACCAAGCTCCTGATCGAGCTGCGCCGCCTCGCCAACAAGGAGACGCCGATGATCCTCGGCGTGACCGTGGTCGGCGACATCTTCATCGCTGTTTACCTGTCGATCGTCTCGGTAGTGCTCAGCGGCAAGACCGAGATCTGGCCGATCGTGCTCCAACTGAGCATCGCGTTCCTCTTCCTCGTCGTGATGTTCTCGCTCGCCCGCTGGGGCGGCCGGGTCGTGTCCCGCCTGGTCCGCACCAAGGACGACGAACTCTTCACGATCCTGTTCTTCGGGCTTGCCGTGCTCTTCGCCGGGATCGGCGAGATCATCGGAGTGACGGATGCGATCGGCGCGTTCCTGATCGGTGTCGTCCTCGGCGCGAGCACATACCGCACCCGGCTCGAACGTGTCGCCGTCCCGTTGCGGGACATCTTCGCCGCCTTCTTCTTCCTCAACTTCGGCCTCGCGCTGCACATCGCCGAGTTCGGTTCGGTCATCCTCGTCGTGCTTGCGGCGGTCGTGATGACCTTCGTGCTCAACCTGATCTCGGGGATGCTGCTGGCCCGGTTGCACTCGATGGGAATCTCCGAGGGGCTCAATGCCGCCGCGATCCTGGTGAACCGCGGAGAGTTCACGCTCATCCTCGCGACCCTCTCGGTCGGAGCGGGCCTGAACGGCCAACTCCAGCCGTTCGCGGGACTCTACGTGCTCACCATGGCCATCCTCGGTCCGCTCTTCGCCGCGAACTCCGAACGGCTCGGCGCCCTGCTGCCCGGACGTCGCCGGAAGCGCGCCGGAATCCGGCCAGACCGCGACCCGATGCACGCCGAGGAGTTCCGGCTTGTCGACGCGGCGACAGCAGGCGGACTGAGCGACCAGGACGCCCAGCGCGCCGCCGCCCACCTCGGCGAACAGCCGCTGCCGCCCCTGCGGCCGGAGCCCCGGAAGCGCGCCGACCACGACGGGCGCGCCGACCACGACGAACGGGCAGAGCAGGCCGAGCGCGGCGAATACGCCAAGCACGTGCTGGACGACGGGATCGACGAACTCGACGGTCCGACGCCGCTGCCGTCCCTCGGCCGCCCGAACGCCGCCCAGCGCGCAACCGCAGGCGCCGATGCACAGGCCGACGCGCATCCGGCTGCCGACGCGCATCCGGCTGCCGACGCGCATCCGGCTGCCGACCCGCAACCGACTGCCGACCCGCAATCGCACACAGCTCCCGATTCCGGTTCCGATTCCGACTCCGGCTCCGATTCCGTCTCCGGCTCCGACTCCGGCTCCGGCTCCGGCTCCGACCGGGCCGCGGACGCCGACCCGATGGCCGACTACGCCAAACGACTTTCGCGCACTCGCGCCCAGAGGGACAAGCCGGCGCCCGACGCCGGGACAGGTGACTACCAATGA
- a CDS encoding DUF3817 domain-containing protein — translation MPLEPKRADIPSIPGALKLYQTSSIITGVFLLLLCAEVILKFGFQYELELGGPYGLLVPRDTVTAFNLSTAILIMHGWFYVLYLFADFRLWSLMRWPFSRFLLIALGGVIPTLSFFLEGRVAREVRAWLAARALSDAEGAEARS, via the coding sequence ATGCCACTCGAACCCAAACGCGCTGATATCCCCAGCATCCCGGGGGCGTTGAAGCTCTACCAGACGTCCTCGATCATCACCGGCGTCTTCCTGCTGCTGCTCTGCGCCGAGGTCATCCTCAAATTCGGCTTCCAGTACGAGCTCGAGCTCGGCGGCCCGTACGGGCTGCTCGTCCCGCGCGACACCGTCACCGCGTTCAACCTGAGCACCGCGATCCTGATCATGCACGGCTGGTTCTACGTGCTGTACCTGTTCGCGGACTTCCGGCTCTGGAGCCTGATGCGCTGGCCGTTCAGCCGGTTCCTCCTGATCGCCCTCGGTGGCGTGATCCCCACACTGTCCTTCTTCCTCGAGGGCCGCGTCGCCCGCGAGGTCCGCGCCTGGCTTGCCGCCAGGGCACTTTCCGACGCCGAGGGTGCGGAGGCCCGTTCATGA